ATACCACGCTGGTGGCACATAACATGGCGCAGCAAATAGGACTGGAAATGCCGATTACGGAAAAGCTATACCAAGTGCTGTACGAAAATGCCGAACCCAGCCAGGTGGCCCTGGAATTGATGGGGGGCAATACCCGGCACGAACTGGCCGGGCGGCGCTGGCGCTTGTTTTCCGTGTTCCGGCACCAGAAGCGGACTTCCAGCAACGGCACCACGACCTAGAAAACCGGACGGTTTTTACTTAGATTCCAGGCTTTTCGCCAATTCCTCAAAAAGTCGGCGCTGCTCTTTGGTCAGTGATTCCGGCGTTACCACGCGCAGCACCACCATCTGGTCGCCGCGTCCTGAACCGTGCAGGTGGGGAATACCTTTATCCTTAAGACGAAAGACCTTGCCCGTCTGGCTGCCGGAGGGTATCTTCAGATTAGCGGGGCCGTGCAGGGTGGGCACTTCCGCCTCGCCGCCGAGGGCCGCCTGGGCAAAATTGACCGCTAGATCGTAAATGACGTTATCGCCCTCGCGGGTGAATATTTCATGCGGTTTCACGGAGACCATGACGTACAGGTTGCCCGCACTACCGCCCCGGTAGCCGGACTCCCCTTCCCCGGAAAGCCTGATGCCATTGCCATCATCCACGCCGGCCGGGATGGTAACCTGGATGCGGCGCTTGTGTTTCTGATAACCGAAGCCCTTGCAGTCCGGGCAGGCGTCCTTGACGATAGTCCCCTCCCCGTGGCAATCACCGCAAACCGCGGTATTGATGAACTGCCCGAAAAGGCTGCGTTGCACGCGGCGTATCTGCCCGGTACCCTCACAGGTGGGGCAGCGCACCGGCTGGGTGCCGGGTTTGGCGCGGGTGCCGCGGCAGGCGGCACATACCTCAGTCCGGGTGATTTCTATCTCTTTATCACAGCCCAGCGCGGCTTCCTCAAAGGTGACCTTGATATTGTAGCGCAGGTCATCGCCCCGGCGGGCGGTCTGGCGGCGGCCCTGGCCCGTACCGCCGAAGAAGGCCTCGAAGATATCTCCGAAGCCGCCCATATCAAACCCCTCGAACCCCCGCCCGAAAACGTTTTCGCCGCCGGTGTGCCCGTAGCGGTCATAGGCGGCGCGCTTATCGGCATCGGAAAGGACCTCATAGGCCTCATTGACTTCCTTGAATTTCTCCGAGGCGCCGGTATCATGATTGCGGTCCGGGTGGTACTGCATCGCCAGCTTGCGGAAAGCTTTTTTAACGTCCTCGCCGGTGGCATCGCGCGGCAGTCCGAGGACCTCATAATAGTCACGTTTTACAGCCATGTTATCCGTCCTGAATCCACCGGGAATACTCCCGGCAGACATACTTTCAATTTTATCATACTAGCGGGGTTTACCGCTTGTCAACAAAGCTAGCCCTGAATGATTAGGGGGAAGAGATTAGAGGGAAGGGGGGAAATCCTGAGCGCCAAGCTCTAAATCCTAAACCGATTTGAATTGTTAACTACCAGAAAAAACGCTAGTCTTTATCCGCGGTTTCATCCAGCTGGTATTCCTTGGTGGGGAGCATGTCATCCAGATAGCCCTGCAATATCAGCGCGGCCGCGGCGGCATCATACCTGGTGTCCCGGTTGGTCTTACGGGCTTTCTTGACCATGCGCTTGGCCAGGACGGTGGAAAGCCGCTCGTCCCGGAATTCCACCGGAATATCGGTGTGGCGGGAGAGCTCCGTCACAAAATCACGCACCTTTTCCGCCTGGCTGCCCAAAGAGCCATCCATGGAAAAGGGCAGACCGACGATGATGCGGGCGACGTCGTTTTTACGGGCGATATCGCTAATCAAAGCGAAGTCCGCCGGGCTATTCTGCCGCGAGATTATAGTCAGCGGGCTGGCAAGAATACCCAAAGGGTCGCTCAAAGCCAGGCCGACCCTGACATCTCCGACATCCAGACCTAACGCACGCGAAATGTTACCCTCCCGGACTTACGTGTAACAGTTTTTATAATGAAATCCCTCTCTAGCTCTCCCCATTCGCTTTGCTCAGGGCAGGCTCTTTTCCAAAGGGAGAGAATGATCGTGAAAGCTCATACTCCACAGGCTTTACCAAATCTTTCACCCTCCTTCGTAAGGAGGTCCCAAGGGAGAATTATTCCCTCCCGGCTATATCAGGCTTTTCACCAGAGCGAGGGCTTCATCCAGCCTGTTTGTATCTTTGCCGCCGGCCTGGGCGAAGCCGGCTTTACCGCCGCCGCCGCCGCCGGTGACTTTAGATACCTGCCGGACGATATCCCCGGCGTTATAGCCTTTGGCCACCAGGTCCGGCGTGACGGTGGCGATAAACATGGGCCTTTCGCCGCTGACGGCGCCCAGCACCACGATGCCGCTTTTCAGGCTGTCCCGCAGGAAATCCGCCATTTCCCGCAGCACCTGCTGGCTGTCCGACGATATCCGGGCGGCGAGGACTTTAATACCTTTGATTTCTTCCGCCCGGGCCAGCAGCGTTTCCGCTTCTTTACGCGCCAGATCTCTCTCCAGTGAAAGCGAACGTTTCTTTTCCGCTTCCAGCTCATTAAGCAGAGCGGCCAGTTTATCCGGGACGTTCTCCGGCGCGGCTTCCAGCGACTGCGCCACGCGGCTAAGGCCTGCCAGACTGCGGTCGATGAACGCTTCCGCTTCCCGGCCGGTGACCGCCTCGATACGCCTCAGCCCCGCCCCGATACTCCCCTCGCTTAAAATGTGGAAATAGCCAATCTCACCGGTATAGGCGGCGTGCGTGCCGCCGCAAAGCTCGGTGCTGACCGCGGGGTCGCCGATGCGCAGAACCCGCACCACATCCCCGTACTTTTCATCAAACAAGGCAATAGCCCCGGACTCCACCGCTTTTTTATAGGCGGTCTGCTCGTCA
This genomic interval from Dehalococcoidales bacterium contains the following:
- the ruvX gene encoding Holliday junction resolvase RuvX is translated as MSRALGLDVGDVRVGLALSDPLGILASPLTIISRQNSPADFALISDIARKNDVARIIVGLPFSMDGSLGSQAEKVRDFVTELSRHTDIPVEFRDERLSTVLAKRMVKKARKTNRDTRYDAAAAALILQGYLDDMLPTKEYQLDETADKD
- the dnaJ gene encoding molecular chaperone DnaJ, which translates into the protein MAVKRDYYEVLGLPRDATGEDVKKAFRKLAMQYHPDRNHDTGASEKFKEVNEAYEVLSDADKRAAYDRYGHTGGENVFGRGFEGFDMGGFGDIFEAFFGGTGQGRRQTARRGDDLRYNIKVTFEEAALGCDKEIEITRTEVCAACRGTRAKPGTQPVRCPTCEGTGQIRRVQRSLFGQFINTAVCGDCHGEGTIVKDACPDCKGFGYQKHKRRIQVTIPAGVDDGNGIRLSGEGESGYRGGSAGNLYVMVSVKPHEIFTREGDNVIYDLAVNFAQAALGGEAEVPTLHGPANLKIPSGSQTGKVFRLKDKGIPHLHGSGRGDQMVVLRVVTPESLTKEQRRLFEELAKSLESK